A genomic stretch from Penicillium digitatum chromosome 4, complete sequence includes:
- a CDS encoding Ubiquitination network signaling protein, putative, giving the protein MTRSAASRKNQSNRQENGLVGPGKKVTKQKSSGHLNGHSGNGSATGPDASAHFDLSAVRSTSDTTVTSPTSAGKGGDSTKADGNVRGMLNGHSKGGEMAAAQGNGDVAQNGGIAGHASRNGTSKRSGSNASINPLQLASTILKSCPMYDTIAILIFLLQLPPMVLTLVQFLFASLTFMPPSGAAAGSLSSNFDIFQGPAGTPSLGTMIAMDGFCILLWGLLMWTWAQNFAIDLAHVQVAITLGGGGSGKNGGVNALCVGIVLFLHLVRSKGIQEFVLGHLVSAKLLSPDLLSQYSHLLPAEFRRSEAQTSPSWLRSLLAVHILAQAGTAMARRSMAKNRSPTPLRTGKRGDTEASAGSQGQVDSALESAASVSSSFVGPDGQLKDGKDRFTSAKKRRRQANQVRSRQPFWAALASTKVTVMREYEHSRAASKTARNLTMTEEDLQGVSLDDGLIWITDMDSSSIKFAAGEFTDDPPVSGSFEAGRLGGDMEPFYVCVNGALWATASICRVSDAKGPSVVQWRGEIAGLAPNCAYTCAFVRSDTDEEICVMSVKTPATTDTEQVVSTVSTPPQPTYRPSSPTTTLKNSISNAESKLNEKRNRLKKTKNDHKAVISKIRKELENFNTRLHSGSDENRQKQRSLQLERNIRQTEEATAALEIQLDTMESVPKEEMEEWSAHKADFDREVELFNATKEEVTAARTAAAQQVAALELELTQAIQKRERLQGRRTRVNEQYERIISANAQGLNERERRAAEQFAREQDQSKMETNFHEQFGSISQSVQDFQLRTSQLWQQASAIEQSIQQQQQQMLLESGPLTPEGNLPGTNLLLETSGLSFNASTTTAPSARSLLGALSFPPARSSPLQISSSPVYEMLSNPTSPSQDLPFLPQFPSSPAGNVDSYFGSGINNRDRSFSNRSTRSSQYGSDFLDTNRLPPLQLDLAELLGETKSRPGSDGNGFLHQGGRPVLSPFQRAVSRRLLPRSQP; this is encoded by the exons ATGACACGCTCCGCTGCATCTAGGAAGAACCAGAGCAATCGGCAGGAGAATGGCCTCGTCGGTCCCGGCAAGAAAGTAACCAAGCAAAAGTCAAGCGGCCATCTCAACGGCCACTCGGGCAACGGCTCTGCTACCGGTCCGGACGCGTCTGCTCACTTCGATTTATCTGCTGTACGATCGACTAGCGATACGACTGTGACATCTCCGACAAGCGCCGGCAAAGGAGGGGATAGCACGAAGGCAGATGGCAATGTGCGTGGGATGTTGAATGGACACAGCAAGGGTGGAGAAATGGCAGCTGCGCAGGGAAACGGTGATGTCGCCCAGAATGGTGGCATAGCAGGTCATGCCTCTCGCAATGGAACCTCGAAACGATCCGGATCCAATGCCTCGATCAATCCGCTCCAGCTCGCATCCACTATCCTCAAATCGTGTCCCATGTACGACACCATCGCcatcttgatttttttgctACAGCTTCCACCAATGGTCTTGACTCTGGTGCAGTTCTTGTTCGCCTCCTTAACTTTCATGCCTCCGAGTGGCGCCGCGGCTGGTTCTTTGTCGTCGAACTTCGATATTTTTCAGGGTCCGGCTGGGACGCCATCTCTGGGGACGATGATTGCGATGGATGGGTTTTGCATACTGCTCTGGGGCCTCCTCATGTGGACTTGGGCGCAAAACTTTGCCATCGATCTCGCTCATGTCCAAGTTGCTATCACCTTGGGTGGCGGGGGTTCTGGGAAGAACGGCGGGGTCAATGCTCTCTGTGTCGGAATTGTTCTGTTTCTTCATCTTGTTCGCAGTAAAGGCATTCAGGAATTTGTCTTGGGTCATCTTGTCTCTGCTAAACTACTCAGCCCCGATCTCCTTTCCCAGTATTCCCACCTGCTACCCGCCGAGTTCCGACGCTCCGAAGCACAAACGTCTCCGAGCTGGCTCCGCAGCCTTCTCGCAGTGCACATCCTTGCACAAGCTGGAACCGCCATGGCACGACGTTCGATGGCCAAGAATCGGTCGCCGACACCGTTACGGACCGGCAAGCGGGGCGATACGGAGGCTTCTGCGGGGTCACAAGGACAAGTTGATTCGGCTCTGGAATCCGCTGCCAGTGTTTCGTCTTCTTTCGTGGGACCTGATGGTCAGTTGAAAGATGGAAAGGATCGCTTCACATCAGCCAAGAAACGCAGACGGCAAGCGAATCAAGTTCGGAGCCGACAGCCGTTCTGGGCTGCACTTGCCAGTACAAAGGTCACGGTGATGAGAGAATATGAGCATTCGCGAGCTGCCTCTAAAACAGCCCGCAATCTCACAATGACGGAGGAGGATCTGCAGGGTGTATCTCTCGACGACGGGTTAATATGGATTACGGATATGGATAGCTCTTCGATCAAATTCGCCGCGGGGGAATTTACCGATGACCCCCCTGTGTCGGGTTCCTTTGAAGCCGGCCGTTTGGGTGGAGACATGGAACCGTTCTACGTCTGCGTCAATGGTGCGCTCTGGGCTACCGCTTCGATATGCAGGGTTTCAGATGCCAAGGGACCGAGTGTCGTCCAATGGCGGGGCGAGATCGCTGGGCTTGCTCCCAACTGCGCCTACACATGTGCTTTTGTACGAAGCGATACCGACGAGGAAATTTGTGTCATGAGTGTCAAGACGCCCGCAACGACTGACACAGAGCAAG TCGTTTCCACGGTATCGACACCACCGCAGCCGACCTACCGTCCATCATCCCCCACAACAACGCTCAAGAACTCTATTAGCAATGCAGAATCCAAATTGAATGAGAAGCGCAACCGCCTGAAAAAGACGAAGAACGACCACAAAGCTGTCATTTCGAAAATCCGGAAAGAACTCGAGAACTTCAATACTCGCCTCCACAGCGGTAGCGATGAGAATCGCCAAAAGCAGCGCTCGCTTCAACTAGAACGAAACATTCGGCAAACTGAAGAGGCTACTGCAGCACTAGAGATACAACTCGACACCATGGAAAGTGTTCCGAAGGAGGAAATGGAAGAGTGGTCGGCGCACAAAGCGGATTTCGATCGTGAGGTAGAGCTTTTCAATGCGACCAAGGAAGAGGTCACTGCTGCTCGGACAGCTGCAGCTCAGCAGGTGGCGGCACTGGAGTTGGAATTGACACAAGCTATCCAGAAGCGCGAGCGTCTCCAGGGTCGCCGCACCCGGGTGAACGAGCAGTATGAGCGTATCATCTCGGCCAACGCACAAGGGTTGAACGAGAGAGAACGTCGGGCTGCCGAGCAATTTGCCAGAGAGCAGGACCAGTCAAAGATGGAGACCAATTTCCATGAGCAGTTCGGGAGCATCAGCCAATCTGTGCAGGATTTCCAGCTGCGCACGAGTCAACTCTGGCAGCAGGCATCTGCAATTGAGCAGTCTATTCAGCAACAACAGCAGCAAATGCTTCTGGAGTCTGGTCCTCTCACCCCCGAAGGCAACTTGCCAGGCACAAATCTTCTACTAGAGACCAGTGGTCTGTCGTTCAACGCATCTACGACCACTGCACCTAGCGCTCGATCTCTGTTGGGGGCTCTCAGCTTTCCTCCTGCGAGGTCTAGTCCACTACAGATTTCGTCTTCTCCAGTCTATGAAATGCTGTCAAATCCAACAAGCCCATCGCAAGACCTTCCCTTCCTCCCACAGTTTCCAAGCTCGCCCGCCGGCAACGTGGACTCATACTTCGGGTCAGGCATCAACAACCGAGACCGTTCGTTCTCCAACCGCTCCACTCGCAGCAGCCAATACGGCTCTGACTTCTTGGACACGAACCGCTTGCCACCTCTCCAACTTGACCTAGCCGAACTGCTTGGTGAGACCAAGTCTCGCCCTGGGTCCGATGGGAATGGTTTCCTGCATCAAGGTGGCCGTCCGGTTTTGAGCCCTTTCCAGCGAGCC GTCTCTCGGCGCTTGCTTCCGCGGTCTCAACCCTAG